The proteins below come from a single Benincasa hispida cultivar B227 chromosome 4, ASM972705v1, whole genome shotgun sequence genomic window:
- the LOC120076509 gene encoding protein WHAT'S THIS FACTOR 9, mitochondrial produces the protein MVAWLFSRAKLSCFPCKIQRGLNLNYLQSRYLVNIKLKWVKDKDLDTVVSAEKDLKAVCFLVSIISSSSEHCLPIYHLHPHRRQLGLPNDVKMSTFIRRYPSIFHESHILDSAGTRVPSFCLTPEARELHEEEIVVLRQCSKDLRSRLCRLLMLTNGCTLPLQTIDQLRWDMGLPYDYQNSFIPYNYDLFSFIRLPDDRIGLKLLSWDNDLAISELQKNAASQQMKEDIRNGYLPFPIGFTRGFGLKRKCMDWLKEWQKLPYTSPYCDASHLDPRTDASEKRIVGVFHELLHLTLQKKTERKNVSNLRKPFSMPQKFTKVFERHPGIFYISKKGDTQTVILREAYDGDKLLQKHPLVSIRERFTSMLRKGQLDRSRGLYKKEDPFGHFHHDEVDETQYSSEEVSDHNFLSEYDSESDGLVDNC, from the coding sequence ATGGTGGCTTGGTTGTTTAGCAGGGCTAAACTCTCTTGTTTCCCATGTAAAATCCAGAGAGGATTGAATTTAAATTACCTGCAAAGTCGTTATCTGGTAAACATAAAACTGAAATGGGTGAAAGATAAAGACTTAGATACTGTAGTGAGTGCGGAGAAGGACCTTAAGGCTGTCTGCTTTCTTGTATCCATAATCTCTTCAAGTTCCGAACATTGCTTACCGATCTACCATCTGCATCCTCATCGTCGGCAGCTTGGTCTTCCAAATGATGTCAAGATGTCTACCTTCATTAGGAGATACCCTTCCATCTTTCACGAGTCACATATTCTCGATAGCGCAGGCACTCGTGTGCCATCATTTTGCTTAACTCCAGAAGCTAGGGAACTTCATGAGGAGGAAATCGTTGTCCTTCGTCAGTGTTCGAAGGATCTTCGATCTAGGCTTTGCAGATTGCTAATGCTTACCAATGGTTGCACACTTCCTCTACAGACAATTGACCAGTTGAGATGGGACATGGGGCTACCATATGATTATCAAAACTCTTTCATTCCATATAACTATGACTTGTTTTCGTTCATCCGGCTCCCAGATGATCGCATTGGGTTGAAACTTCTGTCTTGGGATAATGACCTTGCTATTTCTGAACTGCAGAAGAATGCAGCTTCCCAACAAATGAAGGAAGACATAAGAAATGGCTATTTGCCCTTTCCAATTGGATTCACAAGGGGTTTTGGATTGAAGAGAAAATGCATGGATTGGTTAAAAGAATGGCAGAAGCTCCCTTACACTTCTCCATATTGTGATGCCTCCCATTTGGATCCCCGTACTGATGCATCTGAAAAGAGGATTGTTGGAGTCTTTCATGAGCTTCTTCACCTTACCTTGCAAAAGAAAACCGAACGAAAGAACGTAAGTAACCTCCGAAAACCATTCTCTATGCCTCAGAAGTTCACAAAAGTGTTCGAGCGCCATCCTGGTATCTTTTACATCTCTAAGAAGGGTGACACGCAGACTGTAATCCTTCGAGAAGCATATGATGGCGACAAGCTTCTTCAAAAACATCCTCTTGTTAGCATCAGGGAAAGATTTACAAGCATGTTGAGGAAAGGCCAACTAGATAGAAGCAGAGGTTTGTACAAAAAAGAAGATCCATTTGGTCACTTTCATCATGACGAAGTCGATGAAACTCAATATAGTTCCGAAGAAGTGTCTGACCATAACTTTCTTTCCGAATATGATTCAGAATCAGATGGCCTGGTTGACAACTGCTGA